TCAATCACCCCCCCCTCACCTCCCAATACTCTGCCTAGCACAGGCTGAAGACAGCCAGGTTATCCAAGAAATTCTGAGGCCCAGAGGCCAAGGCAGTCCGTGTGCTAATATCTAGGCCCTGTCAGGCTGGATCAGGTACAGCTTTAACCCTATTATCAGCCTCTGGCTGCATGTTTTCTATACTTGTATCTTGATGGTGATACAACTTGAAACAATCTGGATTTAAGTGTAACAAGAGATTAAGATTCCAACTCTAGAGACCTTAGGAAAAATGTGGTTCTAATGGAGCAATGACCGAAGGGGTCTGAGTGCGGGCAGCACTTACCAGGTCTAAGAACTCCCCGGTGACATTGCCATCCAGCAACTGGAACTTTCCCCCTTTGTCTGCTTCTAAGACCGCAGATGCATGGGTGAAGGCCTGAACCATCTGCACGGACAAGAGAAGAGGTCTGAAATGGGGCCTGAACCTTTCTCGAACCCTGCGTTCATTCCACTGGTGATACTTGGCGCTTTATTTACAAATGAATGCAGCCCCAGGCTCACAGTTACACTTAAGTCCTCACTGTCCTTGGGCCAGTCACAGCTTCCACATCATCCTATGAATAAGATCTAGGAGGCATATTCAAGGCTGCAAGCAGActcacttttcccctcttccactTAAtagttccctccctccccaactgCAGGTAGAGATACTTTAGAgtccccccttccccaagacagcaagcaatctgatataggttatctATGTACCATTTTATTAATcccatttccatattagtcatgttgtgaaaaaagaaccaggacaaaaggggaaaaaccacgagaaagaaaaaaaacaaaaaaagtgaaaatagcatgctttgatctgcattcagactctatagttttctctggatgtgaagagcattttctatcatgaagaAAACTCATCATTAATtcctacttctgttttttttttttaaatgactggttctaatttatctaattcaatttaatattGCAAGAGATCATTCATTGGGTAGATTAAGGACCAGATTTACATTGTGTTTAGGATTTCTTTCTGAGTTCCTGACATCATTTGAAGAGGAAGAATTATTCAACAGTATTTTGGGGAAGAAATTTCTTAACTATTAGCAAGTATGGGAACAGAaggtaataaaaaaggaagaattgtaaAGGCAAATTCACCAGCATTTTTTGAGATGCCAACATATGTTGTATCCTCTAGAGCAGGCATCCTTAATTGTTCTGGTGTCATAGAtacctttggcagtctggtgaagtttATGAACTcctcagaaaacatttttaaatgaataattgaagaaaatgctaagttTCAATgagtttaatgaaaataaagatgtaattttttcccacCCAGGTCAAGAACCTGTTGTCTTAAGGACTACAGTTTAGGCAGTAACCAGGCTAATAGAATAACAGCTTATAGCAGTAGCTCTTTAGATCTAAAAGTAGGAAAAACTGCTTTCTATACAAATGTCAAGCCACTCGGGAAAGCAAACTTTATTCTGGGCATAACAGACTTCACTCCAACCACACACTTACCTCCTGGGTGACAAATACCCTAAAGAGCTCCTCTGGCGATGTTAGGAAAGTGTCCTTCAAAACGATCTTGCAGGTAGGGATCTTGACACCAACGGTTTTAGACTGACTTGCCAAAGTACTAGGCTTTACCTATGGAATGATGCCGATTGTCAATCTGCTATCGATGTAATCAGCAACTCATACTTACGTAATAACCTACTAagctttacaaagcactttcctcataaCTTGTAGAGTAGGAAGGGAGAAAtattaatattcctattttaaaggAACATGTAGAAGTTAAAGTTAATTCATGACAAAGTCAAGTCTGATAATTTCTCCACATATCCCAATGCATATTTTGGGAAAAGATCTAACAGACCTCCTATACATCCCAAACTATTGAATTTATATGACAAAGAATGTTACATTTACTTAAAAGAAATCAGAATCAAGAGAAAAACTAGAGAGAAGAAGGTTTGAATTATCAGGCACCTAATTGTTACTCTCAAGCAAGgtgttatgttaaaaaaaaaaaaaaaagtctcttcttcCTATAATGCTTAGAGTTATATTCTTCAGATTTTCTCTCATATTCCCTCTAAGAAAATACTAAGTACATGATACTGCATCAAAAATTTGCACAAAAAGATGCAACATGTGAATTTCTTGATGGGAAGGGGCAATAGTTAGACTATTAGATAACTTGAAGATAAGGCCTCATAGAGATATCTAGTAGCCACAAAACAAATTAAGGACCGTGTGGAAGAGAGATACAGTGGAAGCTATAATAAGTAATTTTGTGGAAACGTGACTGGTGCTGACATTTTTTGAAATAGGTTCATTCTTGGTAAATTTCAAACATCCTAGAAACCTGTAAAATAAAACTACTTTAGGCTGTTCAAATTTTATGTTGCTTCTAATTAgtaaacaatggaaaagaaaagagacaacataccatatgtttatttttattcattttaaaagacaAGGATTTTTATCAGAGGGAGTCAAGTAGCTGTGTAGTTCTTGACATCCCTCATTTCCCTGGCTTAGTCTCAAGTGTTACCATATAGAGAAAGTGCCACTTACTTTGGACTCCTCAGCTTTCACTGGCGGCTGGGGGGCTGGATCTACTGTCTCGCCATTCAGAGTGGGTAAGATCATGCCCTGCGTGAATTCTATAGAGACAGAATCCCAGTCAGAGTTATTACTTCCTAGCAAATTCAGGGCATGTGGTATTGATAGTATAATAGAAGAAACCAAGCCTATGAGGAGGAAATGCTCAGAAAAATTCTCCTTAATAGACACTCGTTTCAAATACAAATATTTGAAACCCCTCATAATACTGGTCAgccaacatattttatttttaaaaaatttcatagacCACACACAGAACAATGACATTAAGCACAACATACCTCTGTAtgaggatgaaaaggaaaagatagataATCTCAACTTTAATCTTTACTGAGATCTATGGCTTATACAACATATAAGCCATAGATCAcacttttatttgtttgtctttttaattgtctttttagTTGTTTTAAGTGAGCTCAGTCCCCAAACACAAAACACATAAGTGCGTTCTGCAATTGGTTCTCTATTGTAACAATAGTACAAGTAGACTGATATGGAAAGCGTCCAGAAAGTAACCAATTTTGTGACTAAACTGATCTAAGACCTAGTCCTGATAAGAACATTTAAATAGCACCTCATTTGTCCAAAAATAGTAAGAGGATGCAATGCCTATGGATCTCCTATCTCCCCAGCCCTAAAAAATTAACAGTTGAGATAGCTCTTCCCAATCGGCAAAGGGCTCTTAGTTCTTCTTCCTCAAACAGGACAAGAGATAGAGTCATCTATTCCAAAgcatacctgttttaagagtccTGATATAGGTTTCCACTGCATCTCGGATCTTTGTCACACCTTCTTGCTTCATTAAGGCCAATAGGGTTGTGTCAGGCTCATCTTTGGCAAGGCTCACACTAACCTGTATGGAGAACCAGACAGTAAATAATCTGAGAGGCTTATGCAATTATCTTCTTACCCTTGGTGCTAAATGTAAAAGTTAAGCAGTTATATGATTACGGACCAGATCTTTAAAGAAAACATGTATACTGGGATTCGATACCCTGCCTGATATAGAAGGCCcatttgaaatattctttccAAGGTCTTTTTCTGTCAAGGCAATGGTGGACAGCTTTAGAAAACAAAAGTCTTTAGGTGAAAAGTAGAATAATGTATGATAAAAATCTACATTTACAATTAAGTCAAAGTTACTTTGTAAGATCTCAACTGACTTAAAGTTCTTGGAAATAGTCATGTGGTAGAAAAACTGAATGCCTTGCTCAATCCTGTATCAATTttaattgtcatttcttttaaaagaaggaagggaagaaaaaagaaaagacgaGGGAAAAAGGCagagaggtaggaaggaaggaagtcttAAGAGATAAAGGATCAGAAAATGCAAACCTCCACTTCACTGACGTCGTTTTCATCTGACAAGTTGGGGATCTCCACGTGTCCCTTGTATTTCACTCCTGACTTAGAAGTACCTGTCAACAAAATTTTGCTTGTCAgatccttttgcttcttttcttagTAAGCAGAGGCTTCTGCCACTCACGGTCCCCCATTAACTCTAATCATTATCAATGAGATCAAGATCTGTGATTTTGGATTATTTTGTCCAGTCCACAAGTTGAACAGAAACACTCTTATTACTCCACTTTTGCTTGAGACATTAGATTTCTTAACTTTATTATTAGACTCTTGATTTCATTAGGAAATCAGTAAAGTAACTCTTCTTAAAAACAAACTCACATTTGTTCTGGCTCAACTGGCTTAGAGCTGTCTAAGTTATTCAATCTATTTAATATAGCCAGTATGTCAAAAGCAAGATTTAAACCGAATCTTCCTGACATCAGAAACACTtctttattcactatgccatgtTGCCTCTCTCTAGAGTTCATTCCCTAGATATCACAAAAGAAGGTTCAGTGGCAAGCAGGTTACGATCACAAATATCCTTCATGAAAAATTGTGAAGTGAGTACTGTAGAGAAATATTGATTGGAGACCTTGACTAGAACTAAGATTTTCCCTAATGCCCAGGAAATTAGAAGTAGCACAAATGAAACGTTCTATATTATTTTAGAGACAGACGTACTTACCTGTTTGAAGGAATCTGgaggatgtttaaaaaaaaaaaatgcaacttgTTCACTGACTGACAGAGTTAGAGATTTTAGAATATACAACTAATGTGCCTTCCACAAAGCTTCAAGGCAGCACGTATTTCTCACAAAGATGGTTTCAGGTTGTAACAAACAGCTTTCAgctgtttaacaaatatttaccaaGTGACAGCTATGAACAAAGTTCTGTGCCAGGTGCTGGAGTCATTagcattcaaaataaaatacagacaCCCTTACCCTTCCAGAAAGCTGGTGTGCACCCACCTGTCCAATTCAGTTTGATGGTCCATTCATAGAAGAAGATGAGTTTGCCCTTTCGGTTGTTTATTGATGCCTCTCCATCGAGCTTGCTCACTTCTGTCACCTCACAACTGCCTTCTTCTCCTTGCACTTGGATCGCCAAAAACAGGGATTTCAGCTTGTCGGTGGACCAGTTTGAAGCATCCCTCTCAGTCCTAAAAAGGAGAACACAACCATGGAATCCTCTAGACAGCAACTGTTTAGAATCAACCCACTGTATGAAGagacagatgagcaaactaaggtTCAGATAATTTATCAAATCGTCCAGTTATTAAATATCCAGAGATGGGATTCCAATGAACCCACCCCCTTCTTCTCCCTCATCTACAATGTTTCTAAGTATTATAATGCTACTTATTAACCATGTGCTCTGATATGAGTAACCTGACACTCAAAGCAATTCCCCTTGTGATCGGTTATATTTGTAAGACACTACCAAACTCAGAAGTACGGTTTGTGGGTACAGTAGTAGTAATAAAGTAACAGGTCAGTGGGAGGCCCGGACCAGTGATTGCGCTAACAAGCAGTAGCCCTGCATCACACCGTGAGAAAGGAGGTGTCACACTTGGGGCCCAGAAAACTCCCGCACGCCCCAGAATCACCTTCGAATGCAATTGGGAAACATTAACAAAGAAACACAACCAGAGGTGGGCGGTGGTTTGGAAATCACCATGAGCTGGGGGAGGTCCTTTTGCAGTTTGGTACCACAGAAGGGAGCGGGGTATGGTTTTTAAAACGCAACCTGTTTGCTCCTTTCAGAGTGGTAAAGATGAGAGAATACAGGGCTAGTACCGCTAACACTCCTCGTATAGAGCTTCGGGGCAGCACAAATTCTTTTCACCTACATGTCAAAGAGCAGTCAATAAAAAAAATCCGCGTGGTTGTCTGTAAAACACGGAACGCGAACACGCTGTTTCAGAAAACTAAGAACTCATGCATTCAACAAGTACGGCAGCAGTCCGAGAAGAAGGCTAGGGCATTCGCGCAGTCCCACATACCCTTCGGTGCTAACACTGGGAGCCGTCCACGGCAACTAAAACAAAGCCCGGCGCGCTGCGAGGAGGCACAAAGAATTCGGAGGAAGGCTAGCGCTTCTGGGGGTGTGTGAGCGACAAAGGGGGTGGAGGAGAGGCTCGTCCAGCGAAGGCGGCCTTAAGGAAATGACACTGGAGCTAGGCCCGGGAGGGAGAAGCAGCCCGATCCCCGGGCCGCGGTGACCCAGGCGGGAGCTCTCCAGCCCCGCGGCGATGGGCCGCGTCCCTCAGCACAGGGCTGATCCTTCCGGGGGACGAGAGAGAAGGCATTACGGACCCGAGGACGTCCTCTGCCCAGGTCCCCTGGCACCGCTCTCGCCACGATTCCCCGGCTGTCTCGTTGTGGCGGATCCCACCCTCCTTCACCAACACGTGGGGGGAGGAAACGTGCGTCCCCGGAACTCTCCTCTGCAAGCGCTCGGGGGCCGGCGCGGACCGGGCCCGGCTTCCAGGGAAGGCTAGTTTGCCCGGGCCGAGGAGGGCGCCGTCTCCGGGGCCACGCTTTGTCCGGGGGCcgcctctcctcctcctccatccccaCGGTCCCCGCTCCACATGCAGCAGAGCACCGGGCAGAGCGCCGCTCCGGGGCCGCCCGAGCCCAGGCCCCTCTCCGGCCACTGCTCCTTCCTGCACTTACCAGTGCCAGTTATTGACGTTAGTAGCGTCTGCCCGCTCCTCCACGATCCAGCGTGGGTCACCCTCGCCCCACTTGGCCATCTGGTCTCGGATTCTACTGCCGCAGGCTCCCGCCCGGCCCCGGCCCCAGCCGCCCGGCAGCGCCTGGAAATTACTAGAAGCGGGCGCAGCGCCTCCCGGCTCGCTTTTCCCTCcaccttccccccccaccccagcccaACCTTCTCCGCTCTCCTCCGCAAGCTTCcggatcctcctcctcctcctcctcttcctcctacttcTCTTTCGGCCTACTTCCACCAGGTACTTCCGCTCCAACTTTCCGCGGGGCACGATGCCCCAATTCCAAGGGTTCCGGCCTATTCCCCATTTGCTAAACCGCCCCTCTCCCTCACGACTAGTGCACATATGCAATTACTTATGTGGGAAGAACCCTGGATAACCCATCTGTACCACATGCCGGAAACTATAACTCTTCTCCTGGCTTCTCACCCACGCAATGAGGGGTGAAAGCACTGAGCGAGGCTCTCTGGGAATTGTAGTTTTTGTTTACCTGCCCCCTCCATGTCCGGCGGAAGAAGGCGTTGCAAAATAGGGAAGCGTCCCGAGCCCACCCGCCCTGCCCAATTCAGTTTGTGGGCATTGTAGTCCTCAGGACCAAAGTCGAGGGCGAGCcggaaaaaggagggggagagaggaaaacgACAACTTCCAGCATGCCGTGCGGCCGGACCCCCTC
The DNA window shown above is from Sminthopsis crassicaudata isolate SCR6 chromosome 2, ASM4859323v1, whole genome shotgun sequence and carries:
- the AHSA1 gene encoding activator of 90 kDa heat shock protein ATPase homolog 1 isoform X1; protein product: MAKWGEGDPRWIVEERADATNVNNWHWTERDASNWSTDKLKSLFLAIQVQGEEGSCEVTEVSKLDGEASINNRKGKLIFFYEWTIKLNWTGTSKSGVKYKGHVEIPNLSDENDVSEVEVSVSLAKDEPDTTLLALMKQEGVTKIRDAVETYIRTLKTEFTQGMILPTLNGETVDPAPQPPVKAEESKVKPSTLASQSKTVGVKIPTCKIVLKDTFLTSPEELFRVFVTQEMVQAFTHASAVLEADKGGKFQLLDGNVTGEFLDLVPENKIVMKWRFKTWPDGHFATITLTFIDKDGETELLMEGKGIPSPEEERTRQGWQRYYFESIKQTFGYGARLF
- the AHSA1 gene encoding activator of 90 kDa heat shock protein ATPase homolog 1 isoform X2; the encoded protein is MSRSHSENCAVASGEPKGEGHKGRPEPLTSSASAPPSQGSAAVTQPQPAEPSSSHDAAQRTERDASNWSTDKLKSLFLAIQVQGEEGSCEVTEVSKLDGEASINNRKGKLIFFYEWTIKLNWTGTSKSGVKYKGHVEIPNLSDENDVSEVEVSVSLAKDEPDTTLLALMKQEGVTKIRDAVETYIRTLKTEFTQGMILPTLNGETVDPAPQPPVKAEESKVKPSTLASQSKTVGVKIPTCKIVLKDTFLTSPEELFRVFVTQEMVQAFTHASAVLEADKGGKFQLLDGNVTGEFLDLVPENKIVMKWRFKTWPDGHFATITLTFIDKDGETELLMEGKGIPSPEEERTRQGWQRYYFESIKQTFGYGARLF